One part of the Eulemur rufifrons isolate Redbay chromosome 16, OSU_ERuf_1, whole genome shotgun sequence genome encodes these proteins:
- the TAMALIN gene encoding protein TAMALIN isoform X2 — MTLLPSRRGDTIASVNGLNVEGIRHREIVDIIKASGNVLRLETLYGTSIRKAELEARLQYLKQTLYEKWGEYRSLMVQEQRLVHGLVVKDPSIYDTLESVRSCLYGAGLLPGSLPFGPLLAVPGGPRGGARRAGGDTDDAVYHTCFFGDSEPPALPPPPPPARALGGPAEVPDPGSCPGPRAALSRSASVRCAGPGGGGGALWTEAREQALCGPGLRKTKYRSFRRRLLKFIPGLNRSLEEEESQL; from the exons ATGACCTTACTCCCAAGCAGAAGGG GGGACACCATCGCCAGCGTCAATGGCCTGAATGTGGAAGGCATCCGACATCGAGAGATTGTTGACATCATTAAGGCGTCTGGCAACGTCCTCAG ACTGGAAACTCTGTATGGGACATCAATCCGGAAGGCGGAACTGGAGGCTCGCCTGCAGTACCTGAAG CAAACCCTATATGAGAAGTGGGGAGAATACAGGTCCTTAATGGTGCAGGAGCAGCGGCTGGTGCACG GCCTCGTGGTGAAGGACCCGAGCATCTACGACACGTTGGAGTCGGTGCGCTCCTGCCTCTATGGTGCGGGCCTGCTCCCTGGCTCGCTGCCCTTCGGGCCTCTGCTCGCCGTGCCCGGGGGCCCCCGCGGGGGCGCACGGCGGGCCGGGGGCGACACCGACGACGCCGTCTACCACACCTGCTTCTTTGGGGACTCTGAGCCACCCGCGCTgccacccccgccgccccccgcccgcgccCTGGGGGGCCCCGCCGAGGTCCCGGACCCCGGGTCGTGTCCCGGACCGCGGGCCGCGCTGAGCCGCAGCGCCAGTGTGCGCTGCGCGGGccccgggggcggcgggggcgcgcTCTGGACTGAGGCCCGTGAGCAGGCCCTGTGCGGCCCGGGCCTGCGCAAAACCAAGTACCGCAGCTTCCGCAGGCGGCTGCTCAAGTTCATCCCCGGACTCAACCGCTCcctagaggaggaggagagccagctgtag